From the Natronococcus sp. AD-5 genome, one window contains:
- a CDS encoding branched-chain amino acid ABC transporter permease, which translates to MSETAAEDAALDGIVREYRDIGITLAVLAVLPAFVVEAGMTYQARLLVLFLTFASLTIALNVVFGHTNQLFLFVGALTGIGAYTTALLADSLGVSAWLLVPVSGLVAGSIGLLVSYVSARRGMTVIVIAILTLALQLAFGEIFVGARDITGGSTGIPFRELEVEFLATALGETGQIALYYVLLAFVGALLVGYRLMMNSKYGFAFKAIRQDEIAAESVGIDVVKYKSIAGFAAAAVIGLVGPLYAQSEGYILPSMFAFQSIDVLVLVMLVLGGMRTLIGPVVGAGVIIYVNEILQDAGQWRTAILGGLLIALFLYFREGIVPKVRELRNGELGVSAPGSVLDRLR; encoded by the coding sequence ATGAGTGAAACCGCGGCCGAAGACGCGGCTCTCGATGGTATCGTCCGCGAGTACAGGGATATCGGTATCACGCTGGCCGTACTCGCCGTCCTCCCGGCATTCGTCGTCGAGGCGGGGATGACCTATCAGGCCAGACTGCTCGTCCTGTTCCTGACCTTCGCGTCCCTCACGATCGCCCTGAACGTCGTCTTCGGGCACACGAATCAGCTGTTCCTCTTCGTCGGCGCGCTGACGGGAATCGGCGCCTACACCACGGCGCTGCTCGCCGATAGCCTCGGGGTTTCGGCGTGGTTACTCGTTCCCGTTTCGGGACTCGTCGCCGGGTCGATCGGGCTGCTCGTAAGCTACGTCTCGGCGCGGCGCGGCATGACCGTGATCGTCATCGCGATCCTGACGCTGGCGCTCCAGCTCGCGTTCGGCGAAATCTTCGTCGGTGCGCGTGATATTACCGGCGGGAGCACGGGCATCCCGTTCCGGGAACTCGAGGTGGAGTTCCTCGCGACGGCGCTGGGGGAAACCGGTCAGATCGCACTCTATTACGTCCTGCTGGCGTTCGTCGGTGCCCTCCTAGTCGGATACAGGCTGATGATGAATTCGAAGTACGGGTTCGCGTTCAAAGCGATCAGGCAGGACGAAATCGCCGCCGAATCCGTCGGTATCGACGTCGTAAAGTACAAGTCCATCGCGGGGTTCGCCGCCGCAGCCGTCATCGGACTCGTTGGTCCGTTGTACGCACAGTCGGAAGGCTACATTCTTCCCTCGATGTTCGCGTTTCAATCCATCGACGTGCTGGTGCTGGTGATGCTGGTCCTCGGCGGGATGCGGACGCTGATCGGTCCGGTCGTCGGTGCGGGGGTGATCATCTACGTCAACGAGATACTCCAGGATGCCGGCCAGTGGCGCACCGCGATCCTCGGCGGGCTGTTGATCGCGTTGTTCCTCTACTTCCGGGAGGGGATCGTTCCGAAGGTGCGGGAACTCCGAAACGGCGAACTGGGCGTTTCCGCACCCGGGTCGGTTCTCGACCGACTTCGGTAG
- a CDS encoding acyl-CoA synthetase, whose protein sequence is MQDNLPDQSDRPDLFHAVPEIHYPEQLNAAYEMVDRHVEEGRGDEPAIYFEGPTTTYAELRERVGRAGNALLDLGVEPGDRVFVRFPNRPEYVVTCLAVQRIGAVVVPSMKLLRAKEISYIVDNSGSSYAVVYDDLLDEVEIALDEGGLESLEEIVVVEDAGVEHDYHGFDDLLSAASPELGEPETSRDDLVMVAYTSGTTGRPKGTVHTHRQMLAITDTYARYCLEPEPSDVFTSNAPIAFTYGYGMLVAFPLRFGAATCIIQDPTPESLLDAIQAVGVSILGSIPTAYNQMLSEHGDLIEDYDLSSLRRAVSAGEPLPPSTYERAASSLGVEPLDGIGSTEMLHIFISHRHDDDVDPTATGRPVPGYECKVVDPKSYEELDRGEPGLLLVRGPTGVTYWNRPEKQAEGVHDGWSIPGDIFVHREDGRFEYKSRQDDLIITSGYNVPGPEVEDVLLERDEVYQAAVVGSPDEERGKIVKAFVVLEDGYERRRSLTDALKDYVKERIAPYKYPREIEYLPELPTTETGKIKRATLREREREREN, encoded by the coding sequence ATGCAAGATAATCTGCCCGATCAGAGCGATCGTCCGGATTTGTTTCATGCCGTTCCAGAAATCCATTATCCGGAGCAACTCAACGCGGCCTACGAGATGGTCGATCGACACGTCGAGGAGGGGCGTGGCGACGAGCCGGCCATCTATTTCGAGGGACCGACCACCACCTACGCCGAGTTGCGAGAGCGAGTCGGTCGCGCCGGAAACGCGCTCCTCGATCTCGGCGTCGAACCGGGTGATCGCGTCTTCGTTCGGTTCCCCAACCGCCCGGAGTACGTCGTCACCTGCCTCGCCGTCCAGCGGATCGGAGCGGTCGTCGTCCCCTCGATGAAACTGCTTCGTGCGAAGGAGATCAGCTACATCGTCGACAACTCCGGCTCGTCGTACGCGGTCGTCTACGACGACCTGCTCGACGAGGTCGAGATCGCGCTGGACGAAGGCGGACTCGAGTCGCTCGAGGAGATCGTCGTCGTCGAGGACGCCGGTGTCGAACACGATTACCACGGTTTCGACGACCTGCTCTCGGCGGCGAGTCCGGAGCTCGGAGAGCCCGAGACGAGCCGCGACGACCTCGTGATGGTCGCCTACACGAGCGGGACGACGGGACGGCCGAAGGGAACCGTCCACACGCACCGGCAGATGCTCGCCATCACGGACACCTACGCGCGATACTGTCTGGAGCCCGAACCGTCGGACGTGTTCACGAGCAACGCGCCGATCGCGTTCACGTACGGGTACGGGATGCTCGTCGCGTTTCCCCTCCGGTTCGGCGCGGCGACCTGTATCATCCAGGATCCGACGCCGGAATCGTTACTCGACGCGATTCAGGCGGTCGGCGTCTCGATTCTCGGATCGATCCCGACGGCGTACAACCAGATGCTTTCCGAACACGGGGACCTCATCGAGGACTACGACCTCTCCTCGTTGCGGCGGGCCGTGAGCGCGGGCGAACCGCTTCCGCCGAGCACGTACGAGCGCGCCGCGTCCAGCCTCGGCGTCGAACCGCTCGACGGGATCGGCTCGACGGAAATGCTGCACATCTTCATCAGCCACCGTCACGACGACGACGTGGATCCCACCGCGACCGGCCGACCCGTGCCGGGATACGAGTGCAAGGTCGTCGATCCGAAGAGCTACGAGGAACTCGACCGCGGCGAGCCCGGTCTGTTGCTCGTTCGGGGTCCGACGGGAGTCACGTACTGGAACCGTCCCGAGAAACAGGCGGAGGGTGTACACGACGGCTGGAGCATCCCCGGAGACATCTTCGTCCATCGGGAGGACGGCCGATTCGAGTACAAGTCTCGCCAGGACGATCTGATAATCACGAGCGGATACAACGTTCCCGGTCCGGAGGTCGAGGACGTGCTACTGGAGCGAGACGAGGTGTACCAAGCGGCCGTCGTCGGCAGCCCCGACGAAGAGCGCGGCAAGATCGTGAAGGCCTTCGTCGTTCTCGAGGACGGCTACGAGCGGCGCCGATCGCTGACCGACGCGCTGAAAGATTACGTTAAAGAGCGGATCGCGCCGTACAAGTACCCGCGGGAAATCGAGTACCTCCCGGAACTGCCGACGACGGAGACCGGGAAGATAAAGCGCGCGACGCTCCGCGAACGGGAACGAGAGCGGGAAAACTGA
- a CDS encoding ABC transporter substrate-binding protein — protein MTHGKNEGTPGVGTRRRSLLRSAGAAGVALAAGCLGGDGADDDVITIGSLQPLSGPFTPWGNAHQSGLEFAVNEINENGGVLDRELRIVEADTESDAGEADTIFRRFVEEENAVAMTGPVSSDVGIRTGQTAEQMEVPLVLHMAGSHRIHTRSSRYTFRMGSLPAPMDLQPQAELIDAEGYGTVGAVTADYEWGNTVEEQIGDLFPGDVDLDTAMTPQDESDFAPFLRDFSDEMELLVATGHPPAQNAIHSQALELGFEHEITTGSGQPPGVIYEDLGAEAETFAHLHIADVYDDQFVDVAERFADDTGERMDTHEAIGYVAGELIAAAIEDADSTDPTEIADAARNIELDTLFAAPLQYNEWGEIDEVVSILSTFESGAPEYYPDGDFHLVEQYRSDPMSADLVEPLVDD, from the coding sequence ATGACACACGGCAAAAACGAGGGTACTCCAGGAGTGGGCACTCGACGACGAAGCCTTTTGCGAAGTGCTGGTGCAGCGGGAGTTGCGCTGGCGGCAGGGTGTCTCGGGGGCGACGGTGCTGACGACGACGTGATCACGATCGGATCGTTGCAGCCGCTTTCCGGGCCGTTCACGCCGTGGGGGAACGCTCATCAGTCGGGTCTCGAGTTCGCGGTGAACGAGATAAACGAGAACGGCGGGGTCCTCGACCGAGAGTTGCGAATCGTCGAAGCGGATACCGAGAGCGATGCGGGGGAAGCGGATACGATCTTTCGACGCTTCGTCGAGGAAGAGAACGCCGTCGCGATGACCGGACCGGTCTCGAGCGACGTCGGTATCCGCACCGGACAGACGGCGGAACAGATGGAAGTACCGCTCGTCTTGCACATGGCAGGATCGCACCGCATCCACACGAGGAGTTCCCGGTACACGTTCAGAATGGGGTCGCTTCCGGCCCCGATGGACCTCCAGCCGCAGGCCGAACTGATCGACGCCGAGGGGTACGGCACCGTCGGCGCGGTCACCGCCGATTACGAGTGGGGGAATACGGTCGAGGAGCAGATCGGGGACCTGTTCCCCGGGGACGTCGATCTCGATACCGCGATGACGCCGCAGGACGAGAGCGACTTCGCGCCGTTCCTGCGGGACTTTTCGGACGAGATGGAACTCCTCGTCGCGACGGGTCATCCGCCGGCGCAGAACGCGATCCACTCGCAGGCGCTCGAACTCGGATTCGAACACGAGATCACGACCGGCTCCGGTCAGCCTCCCGGCGTCATCTACGAAGACCTCGGCGCCGAGGCGGAAACGTTCGCCCACCTGCACATCGCGGACGTCTACGACGACCAGTTCGTCGACGTCGCGGAGCGATTCGCGGACGACACCGGCGAGCGGATGGACACGCACGAAGCGATCGGCTACGTTGCGGGAGAACTGATCGCGGCCGCGATCGAGGACGCCGATTCGACGGATCCGACCGAAATCGCCGACGCCGCTCGGAACATCGAGCTCGATACGCTCTTTGCGGCACCGCTTCAGTACAACGAATGGGGCGAGATCGACGAAGTCGTCTCGATACTCAGCACGTTCGAATCCGGCGCGCCCGAGTACTATCCGGACGGCGACTTCCACCTCGTCGAACAGTACCGGAGTGATCCGATGAGCGCCGACTTGGTCGAACCGCTCGTCGACGACTAA
- a CDS encoding branched-chain amino acid ABC transporter permease → MEATALIEIAIDGIARGLLFALLGAGITLVFGLGNVLNLSLGVFSVITVVAGVAVVPYVPNAVVAAVLSLGFVAVLGLSIDRTLLSSVYRSNGEERILLGIFTTLGLAILLDGILYVYYPLNYSFPYTGLSLSMGGVSVRESTSIILLVSSALLLALFVFLRKTYLGKAARTVFQDETGALLCGIDPRAIRSLTFVLSVVLAGVAGILWSTQSAISVATGFELTIFAIIVSIVGGVRNIEGTIGAGVFLGLVITFGNFFVGAYVSMVILFAVVVTVLILRPEEIA, encoded by the coding sequence ATGGAGGCTACAGCACTCATAGAGATTGCGATCGACGGAATCGCACGCGGGTTATTATTCGCCTTGCTCGGCGCCGGCATTACGCTCGTATTCGGCCTGGGTAACGTGCTGAATCTCTCGCTCGGCGTCTTCTCCGTTATCACCGTTGTGGCCGGCGTCGCCGTCGTACCCTACGTACCGAACGCGGTCGTCGCCGCCGTCCTCAGTCTCGGTTTCGTGGCCGTACTGGGGCTCTCGATCGACCGAACGCTTCTCTCGAGCGTCTACCGATCGAACGGTGAGGAGCGAATCCTGCTCGGGATATTCACGACGCTCGGACTCGCGATTTTGCTCGACGGGATCCTGTACGTCTACTATCCGTTGAACTATTCGTTCCCCTACACCGGGCTCTCGCTCTCGATGGGCGGGGTCAGCGTCCGGGAATCGACGTCGATCATTCTCCTCGTCTCGAGCGCGTTGTTACTCGCGTTGTTCGTGTTCCTGCGGAAGACGTACCTCGGGAAGGCCGCGCGGACGGTCTTCCAGGACGAAACCGGCGCACTGCTGTGCGGAATCGATCCGCGAGCGATTCGGAGTCTCACTTTCGTCCTCAGCGTCGTCCTCGCCGGTGTCGCGGGCATTCTCTGGAGTACGCAGTCGGCGATTTCCGTCGCGACGGGGTTCGAACTCACCATCTTTGCGATCATCGTCTCGATCGTCGGCGGCGTCCGAAACATCGAGGGCACGATCGGCGCGGGCGTGTTCCTCGGACTCGTCATCACCTTCGGAAACTTCTTCGTCGGCGCGTACGTCTCGATGGTAATCCTGTTCGCGGTCGTCGTTACCGTGTTGATCCTGCGTCCGGAGGAGATAGCATGA
- a CDS encoding PrnB family protein → MVRPATKVLKEYDVTATRGFLPESDPLLAFDTGDYDRPIANYLREFDRLGAELPGRLEDGTLRPAVRDLEPPPDGLFEVLSGRETIRLCLLSGFFASAYVNEIGADPVDRLSAGAAVPLYRTSQRFGRKPILSYDMLCLHNWQRREPDSGFDAENLDTVQQFTSLSDERWFVAIHVAIEATAGSALTACARAQRAVRNDDLDALLATLEAIGDSLEEQTAIMGRMTENNDPEAFARRYRPYYDGFDEVVYEGVDELEGTSRTFRGGSGAQSSVLPSIDAALGIDHAATDLIEKLLDMRSYMPEAHRSVIAAFDEGPDVGQYVADSGREDLRTEYNRCMDELGAFREVHFGQVAQYIKAVTGDTTGTGGTDYMQFLPMLKKETEARKI, encoded by the coding sequence ATGGTTCGACCCGCAACGAAGGTTCTGAAGGAGTACGACGTCACCGCCACGCGCGGGTTTCTCCCCGAGTCTGATCCGCTGCTCGCGTTCGATACCGGCGACTACGACCGGCCGATCGCGAACTACCTCCGCGAGTTCGACCGACTCGGGGCCGAACTCCCCGGCCGACTCGAGGACGGAACCCTCCGGCCGGCCGTCCGCGATCTCGAACCGCCGCCGGACGGACTGTTCGAGGTGCTATCCGGGCGCGAAACGATCCGCTTGTGTCTCCTCAGCGGCTTCTTCGCGAGCGCGTACGTCAACGAGATCGGCGCCGACCCCGTCGATCGGCTCTCGGCGGGCGCGGCCGTGCCGCTGTATCGCACCTCTCAGCGGTTCGGCCGAAAGCCGATCCTCTCGTACGACATGCTCTGCCTGCACAACTGGCAGCGCAGGGAGCCCGACTCCGGCTTCGACGCCGAGAATCTGGACACCGTCCAGCAGTTCACGTCGCTGTCCGACGAGCGGTGGTTCGTCGCGATCCACGTGGCGATCGAAGCGACGGCCGGCTCCGCGCTGACCGCGTGCGCGCGGGCCCAACGTGCCGTCCGCAACGACGATCTCGACGCGCTGCTCGCGACCCTCGAGGCGATCGGCGACTCGCTCGAGGAACAAACCGCGATCATGGGCCGAATGACCGAGAACAACGATCCCGAGGCATTCGCTCGACGGTATCGCCCGTACTACGACGGGTTCGACGAAGTCGTTTACGAGGGCGTCGACGAACTCGAGGGAACTTCTCGAACGTTTCGGGGCGGGTCGGGCGCCCAGAGTTCGGTCCTGCCGTCGATCGACGCCGCACTCGGGATCGATCACGCCGCCACCGACCTGATCGAGAAGTTGCTCGACATGCGAAGCTACATGCCGGAAGCGCATCGATCCGTCATCGCGGCGTTCGACGAGGGCCCCGACGTCGGCCAGTACGTAGCCGACAGCGGTCGCGAGGATCTTCGCACCGAGTACAACCGCTGTATGGACGAGCTCGGCGCCTTCCGCGAGGTCCACTTCGGGCAGGTCGCCCAGTACATCAAGGCGGTGACCGGAGACACCACCGGGACCGGCGGCACCGACTACATGCAATTCCTCCCGATGCTGAAAAAGGAAACCGAAGCGCGGAAGATCTGA
- the kynU gene encoding kynureninase: MEHMNSNADDDAPAERRAADHRTGLEYARERDDADPLATLRDRFDAPDEHYMDGNSLGPISDDAERTLQRAIDQWRELGIRGWTEAEPPWFRYGERLGDELAPLLGAREEEVVVGNSTTVNIHTLIGTFLDHLEPDDPRGVLVNELDFPTDHYAIRAQLRQRGLDPDEHLHLVESRDGRTIEADDVVAAMDDHDVGIVFMPSVLYRSGQLFDLERITDAAHERGIVAGFDLAHSIGAVPHELSAIGADFAVWCSYKYLNAGPGSIAGLYVNERHFDATPALAGWWGHDKETQFELNLEFTPADAAGAWQIGTVPVLGAAPLFGSIELVTEAGIETIREKSLALTSYLLFLVDERLADRGFAVGTPREPDRRGGHVALEHPEAERISQALRDRGVVVDFRPPNVIRVCPAPLYVGFEDVLEVVDELCEIVDDRAYERYETQGEVT; this comes from the coding sequence ATGGAACACATGAACTCGAACGCGGACGACGACGCGCCCGCCGAACGCCGCGCCGCTGACCACCGAACCGGCCTCGAGTACGCCCGCGAGCGCGACGACGCCGACCCGCTCGCGACGCTCCGGGATCGCTTCGACGCCCCCGACGAGCACTACATGGACGGCAACTCGCTCGGTCCGATCTCCGACGACGCCGAGCGGACCTTGCAGCGAGCGATCGACCAGTGGCGCGAACTGGGGATCCGGGGCTGGACCGAGGCCGAGCCGCCGTGGTTCCGGTACGGCGAACGCCTGGGCGACGAACTCGCACCGCTGCTGGGCGCCCGCGAGGAGGAAGTCGTCGTCGGGAACTCGACGACAGTCAACATCCACACGCTGATCGGAACGTTCCTGGATCACCTGGAGCCTGACGACCCCCGCGGCGTGCTCGTCAACGAACTCGACTTCCCCACCGATCACTACGCGATCCGCGCCCAGCTTCGCCAGCGAGGGCTCGACCCGGACGAGCACCTCCACCTGGTCGAGAGCCGCGACGGCCGGACGATCGAGGCCGACGATGTCGTCGCCGCGATGGACGATCACGACGTCGGAATCGTCTTCATGCCCTCCGTCCTCTACCGCAGCGGGCAGCTGTTCGACCTCGAGCGGATCACCGACGCGGCTCACGAGCGGGGAATCGTCGCGGGGTTCGACCTCGCGCACTCGATCGGCGCCGTTCCCCACGAACTGTCCGCGATCGGCGCCGACTTCGCGGTCTGGTGCAGCTACAAGTACCTCAACGCGGGTCCCGGATCGATCGCCGGTCTCTACGTCAACGAGCGTCACTTCGATGCGACGCCGGCGCTCGCGGGATGGTGGGGCCACGACAAGGAAACGCAGTTCGAGCTGAATCTCGAGTTTACGCCGGCCGACGCGGCCGGCGCCTGGCAGATCGGGACGGTTCCCGTGCTCGGCGCGGCGCCGTTGTTCGGCTCGATCGAACTCGTTACGGAAGCCGGTATCGAGACGATCCGCGAGAAGTCCCTCGCGCTCACGTCGTATCTACTCTTCCTCGTCGACGAGCGGCTCGCGGACCGCGGCTTCGCGGTCGGGACGCCGCGGGAACCCGACCGACGCGGCGGTCACGTCGCGCTCGAACACCCCGAAGCCGAGCGGATCAGCCAGGCGCTCCGGGATCGTGGCGTCGTCGTGGACTTTCGACCGCCGAACGTCATCCGCGTGTGTCCGGCGCCGCTGTACGTCGGGTTCGAGGACGTGCTCGAGGTCGTCGACGAACTGTGCGAGATCGTCGACGATCGGGCGTACGAACGGTACGAGACGCAGGGCGAAGTGACGTAG
- a CDS encoding ABC transporter ATP-binding protein, with translation MLEISGVTKIFGGLVAVDDVTFSLESEEIVGLIGPNGAGKTTLFNTITGVIPPDSGSVAFDGAQITGEKLSAICRRGIVRTFQIVRTFDESTVLENVQMGAIFGGSHATDAARRVAEEYISFVGLAGKEHAEASSLTMAERKHVELARGLACEPKLLMLDEIGSGLTPAEIEALTETIERIRDELGVSIFWIEHVVEAIMETTDRILVLNDGQLIAEGAPAEIRNDERVTKAYLGESG, from the coding sequence ATGCTCGAGATCTCCGGAGTAACCAAAATCTTCGGGGGGTTAGTCGCGGTCGACGACGTGACCTTCTCGCTCGAATCGGAGGAAATCGTCGGGTTGATCGGCCCCAACGGCGCAGGCAAGACGACGCTGTTCAACACCATTACGGGCGTCATTCCGCCGGATTCGGGATCGGTGGCGTTCGACGGAGCGCAGATCACGGGCGAAAAGCTGAGCGCGATCTGCCGACGCGGAATCGTCAGAACGTTCCAGATCGTCCGAACGTTCGACGAGTCGACCGTCCTGGAAAACGTACAGATGGGCGCCATCTTCGGTGGGTCTCACGCCACCGACGCCGCCCGACGAGTGGCCGAGGAGTACATCTCGTTCGTCGGCCTCGCGGGCAAAGAACACGCGGAGGCGAGCAGCCTGACGATGGCCGAGCGAAAACACGTCGAACTGGCGCGGGGGCTGGCGTGCGAACCGAAGTTGCTCATGCTAGACGAGATCGGGAGCGGACTTACGCCCGCCGAAATCGAAGCGCTGACCGAGACGATCGAGCGCATTCGTGACGAACTGGGCGTCTCGATCTTCTGGATCGAACACGTCGTCGAGGCGATCATGGAAACCACCGATCGGATTCTCGTCCTGAACGACGGACAGCTAATCGCGGAAGGGGCGCCGGCGGAGATACGGAACGACGAACGGGTAACCAAGGCCTATCTCGGTGAAAGCGGATGA
- a CDS encoding alpha/beta hydrolase, with protein MEDASDELDPELEDVVDEIQAAGVPPWHSLSVESARRLEDEVFSAGDGPEMRSVRDLRIGGPDGDLPIRIYRPDAEELPTLLFYHGGGWTLGTLDSADDICRELAVRAECLVCSVDYRLAPEHPFPAAVDDAYAALEWAADYADSLGGDPGRLGVAGTSAGGNLAAVTALRVRDSGPGGPNLDGQFLLYPMTDRSFDRDSYREHGDGPLLTADGVRWFWDQYLRSPIDEHNPFATVLRAPDLSGVAPATVVTAGFDVLRDEGAAYAEKLSDHGVPTEYDHYPTLTHGFLSLTDDVERADEAMDALAEKIRSRLA; from the coding sequence ATGGAAGACGCGAGCGACGAACTGGACCCCGAACTCGAGGACGTCGTTGACGAGATCCAGGCGGCCGGCGTTCCGCCCTGGCACTCGCTGTCGGTCGAGAGCGCCCGCCGGCTCGAGGATGAGGTATTCTCGGCGGGCGACGGCCCCGAGATGCGGTCGGTGCGGGACCTGCGGATCGGCGGTCCCGACGGCGACCTGCCGATCAGGATCTATCGTCCGGACGCCGAGGAGCTGCCGACGCTCCTGTTCTACCACGGCGGCGGCTGGACGCTCGGGACGCTCGACTCCGCGGACGACATCTGCCGGGAACTGGCGGTCCGCGCGGAGTGTCTCGTCTGCTCCGTCGACTACCGTCTCGCGCCCGAACACCCCTTTCCCGCGGCTGTCGACGACGCATACGCGGCGCTCGAGTGGGCCGCCGACTACGCCGACTCGCTCGGCGGCGATCCTGGCCGGCTGGGCGTGGCGGGGACAAGCGCCGGCGGGAACCTCGCCGCGGTGACGGCGTTGCGCGTGCGCGATAGCGGGCCGGGCGGGCCGAATCTCGACGGCCAGTTCCTGCTGTATCCGATGACCGATCGCTCGTTCGATCGCGATTCCTACCGCGAGCACGGCGACGGACCGTTGCTCACCGCGGACGGGGTCAGATGGTTCTGGGACCAGTACCTCCGGAGTCCGATCGACGAACACAACCCGTTCGCGACGGTGTTGCGGGCGCCGGATCTGTCGGGCGTCGCTCCGGCGACGGTGGTGACGGCAGGGTTCGACGTACTCCGGGACGAGGGCGCGGCCTACGCCGAGAAGCTCTCCGATCACGGCGTCCCGACCGAGTACGATCACTATCCGACGCTCACGCACGGGTTCCTCAGCCTGACTGACGACGTCGAGCGGGCCGACGAGGCGATGGACGCGCTCGCCGAGAAGATTCGATCGCGGCTCGCGTGA
- a CDS encoding ABC transporter ATP-binding protein encodes MIRTNGIDVSYGELQVLWDVSVEITTDDRVVALVGPNGAGKTTLLKTISGLLSVDDGTIELFGHDASALTPDEVVELGFVHVSEERNLFHEMTVEENLEMGAYTKRERIAENRREVYELFPVLRERSDQPAGTLSGGEQQMLAVGRGLMVEPEILALDELSMGLAPQLARRVFEKVKAISEDTTILLTEQHVHEALELADRAYLLENGRIATQAPADDLLESDRIREVYLRD; translated from the coding sequence ATGATCCGGACGAACGGGATCGACGTCTCCTACGGTGAATTGCAGGTGCTCTGGGACGTTTCTGTCGAAATCACGACCGACGATCGGGTCGTCGCCCTCGTCGGGCCGAACGGGGCGGGCAAGACGACGCTGTTGAAGACGATTTCCGGGCTCCTGTCCGTAGACGACGGGACGATAGAGCTGTTCGGCCACGACGCATCAGCGCTCACGCCGGACGAAGTCGTCGAACTCGGCTTTGTTCACGTCTCCGAGGAGCGAAACCTCTTCCACGAGATGACCGTCGAAGAGAATCTGGAGATGGGCGCGTACACGAAGCGAGAGCGGATCGCGGAGAATCGGCGGGAAGTGTACGAGCTGTTTCCCGTCCTTCGGGAACGAAGCGATCAGCCGGCGGGGACGTTGAGCGGGGGCGAACAGCAGATGCTCGCCGTCGGTCGTGGGCTGATGGTCGAACCGGAAATCCTGGCGCTCGACGAACTCTCGATGGGACTCGCACCGCAGTTAGCCAGACGAGTGTTCGAGAAGGTGAAAGCGATCAGCGAGGACACCACCATCCTGCTGACGGAACAGCACGTCCACGAAGCGCTCGAACTCGCGGACCGGGCGTATCTCCTCGAGAACGGTCGAATCGCTACCCAGGCTCCCGCCGACGACCTGCTCGAGAGCGACCGGATCAGGGAGGTGTATCTCCGCGATTGA
- the trpB gene encoding tryptophan synthase subunit beta encodes MATDDFGEYGGRHVPEPLHEPLEQLANAYDEIGTSEEFQADFRRHLEEYAGRPTPLYYAENLSDRYDADIYLKREDLLHGGAHKINNCLGQALLAKKAGRDRLIAETGAGQHGTATAMVGALFDLETEIYMGKKDVERQKMNVFRMRLMGAEVNEVTRGGQGLADAVDAALEDLVENVEDTHYLVGSVVGPDPFPRMVRDFQSVIGDEAREQFRERTGDLPDAAVACVGGGSNAMGLFHAFRDDDVAFYGAEGGGEGADSTKHAAPLAKGKDEVIHGMKTRVIDDGVEVHSVSAGLDYPGVGPEHAMFREVGRCEYTAVTDDEALAAFRELSETEGIIPALESSHGVARAIQLAEEGEHETILVNLSGRGDKDMETAAEKFDFD; translated from the coding sequence ATGGCTACAGACGACTTTGGCGAATACGGTGGCCGCCACGTTCCCGAACCGCTCCACGAACCGCTCGAGCAACTCGCGAACGCGTACGACGAGATCGGCACGAGCGAGGAGTTCCAGGCGGATTTTCGGCGCCATCTCGAGGAGTACGCCGGGCGGCCGACGCCGCTGTACTACGCCGAAAACCTGAGCGACCGATACGACGCCGACATCTACCTCAAACGGGAGGACCTGCTCCACGGCGGCGCCCACAAGATCAACAACTGTCTCGGACAGGCGCTGCTCGCGAAGAAGGCCGGGAGAGATCGGCTGATCGCGGAGACCGGTGCCGGCCAGCACGGAACCGCGACGGCGATGGTCGGCGCGCTGTTCGATCTCGAGACGGAGATCTACATGGGGAAGAAAGACGTCGAACGCCAGAAGATGAACGTCTTCCGGATGCGCCTGATGGGAGCCGAGGTCAACGAGGTGACAAGGGGCGGACAGGGGCTCGCCGACGCCGTCGACGCCGCGCTCGAGGACCTCGTCGAGAACGTCGAGGACACCCACTACCTCGTCGGCAGCGTCGTCGGGCCGGATCCGTTCCCGCGGATGGTTCGGGACTTCCAGAGCGTCATCGGCGATGAGGCCCGCGAACAGTTCCGCGAGCGAACGGGCGACCTGCCGGACGCCGCGGTCGCGTGCGTCGGCGGGGGATCCAACGCGATGGGGCTGTTCCACGCGTTCCGCGACGACGACGTCGCCTTCTACGGCGCCGAAGGGGGCGGGGAGGGGGCGGATTCGACGAAACACGCCGCCCCGCTCGCGAAGGGGAAAGACGAGGTCATCCACGGCATGAAGACGCGCGTCATCGACGACGGCGTCGAGGTCCACTCCGTCTCGGCCGGCCTGGACTACCCCGGCGTCGGGCCGGAACACGCCATGTTCCGCGAGGTCGGCCGCTGCGAGTACACCGCCGTCACCGACGACGAGGCCCTCGCCGCGTTCCGCGAACTCAGCGAGACGGAGGGGATCATCCCGGCGCTCGAGTCGAGCCACGGCGTCGCTCGAGCGATCCAGTTGGCCGAAGAGGGCGAACACGAGACGATTCTCGTGAACCTCTCGGGGCGCGGCGACAAGGACATGGAGACCGCGGCGGAGAAGTTCGACTTCGACTGA